A genomic window from Lotus japonicus ecotype B-129 chromosome 1, LjGifu_v1.2 includes:
- the LOC130732343 gene encoding putative F-box protein At3g29830 — MPGKAKRVLRKCILFATKHGVKELDLDFCDPMLDYYFTIDYINQVALFELPAHVYDHTCLESLKLFSCSFLEAKLLNFNALKEISLGWMEVKLTTIKTLLSSCKALESLSLKRCWNSDDFDLGEENLKLRKLVVDRCMFRSNSIYFTVNASNLRYFYYSGLNNNSLVIDVRSLVLEEEVLEFCIEFEGHALFLYKLVEGISGISVLTVGNYFLQVIPTGGCFLRMPRRFNVKSLIMMTSLDQNEFLGITFLLNSCPELEHLTINLGLPNKFLDYELPANFNLKKFWTDYARAYNCMVYTLREVEIKGFKGSINEIHVLNYFITTGRVLRKMTINISNDSIAYQDGEFETYRCDMIEMLMIQRASINLEISIF; from the exons ATGCCTGGAAAAGCTAAGAGGGTTTTGAGAAAGTGCATTTTATTTGCCACAAAACATGGGGTGAAGGAGTTGGATTTGGACTTTTGTGATCCGATGTTGGATTATTATTTTACTATTGATTATATTAATCAAGTAGCTTTGTTTGAATTGCCAGCACATGTTTATGACCACACTTGTCTCGAATCTTTGAAATTGTTTTCATGTAGCTTTCTTGAGGCAAAGTTGCTTAACTTTAATGCACTCAAGGAAATTTCTTTGGGTTGGATGGAAGTGAAGCTCACTACTATTAAGACCTTGTTGTCTAGTTGCAAGGCACTTGAGAGTTTAAGTCTGAAGAGGTGTTGGAACTCAGATGATTTTGATTTAGGGGAGGAGAACCTGAAGTTGAGAAAGTTGGTTGTGGATAGATGCATGTTCAGATCCAATAGTATATATTTTACCGTCAATGCTTCAAACTTAAGATATTTCTATTATTCTGGGTTAAATAATAACTCTTTGGTCATAGACGTGCGTTCTCTTGTGTTGGAAGAGGAGGTTCTCGAGTTCTGCATTGAGTTCGAAGGACATGCTCTTTTTCTCTACAAACTGGTGGAAGGTATCTCTGGTATTAGTGTTTTGACTGTGGGCAATTACTTCCTTCAG GTTATTCCCACTGGAGGTTGTTTTCTCCGAATGCCACGTCGCTTCAACGTGAAAAGTTTGATAATGATGACCTCTCTAGATCAAAATGAGTTTTTAGGAATCACATTCCTACTTAATAGCTGTCCTGAATTAGAGCATCTCACTATCAATTTAGGTCTCCCAAATAAATTTTTG GATTATGAGTTACCTGCCAACTTTAATCTCAAGAAGTTTTGGACTGATTATGCAAGAGCTTATAATTGCATGGTATATACTCTTAGAGAAGTGGAGATTAAAGGCTTTAAAGGATCAATAAATGAGATTCATGTGCTTAACTATTTCATCACCACCGGAAGAGTCTTGAGAAAGATGACTATCAACATATCCAATGATTCTATTGCATATCAAGATGGGGAGTTCGAAACTTACCGCTGTGATATGATAGAAATGTTAATGATTCAAAGGGCCTCAATAAATTTagagatttcaattttttaa